Proteins encoded together in one Bacteroides zoogleoformans window:
- the kduI gene encoding 5-dehydro-4-deoxy-D-glucuronate isomerase: MKRLAIALMLGTAALTANAQMNHKVQTACHPQDVKHYDTERLRNAFVMEKVMVADEINITYTLYDRLIYGGAMPVNKTLKLEVFRELGPEITYFLERRELGVINTGGDGVVTVDGKEYPMKYKEALYVGCGNREVTFKSDDAARPAKFYINSAPAYKPYVTQLITTDAKLQKANPKKYALGISDRYGKMEDSNDRIVNQLIVKNVLERVKDGGTNQLQMGLTELAPGSVWNTMPAHTHTRRMEAYYYFNVAEGNAICHLMGEPQEERLVWLHNEQAITSPEWSIHAAAGTRNYTFIWGMAGENLKYSDKDEIKYTDMK; this comes from the coding sequence ATGAAAAGATTAGCAATTGCCCTAATGCTGGGAACCGCCGCATTGACAGCCAATGCCCAAATGAACCACAAGGTACAGACAGCCTGCCATCCGCAGGACGTGAAGCACTATGATACAGAGCGCCTGCGCAATGCTTTCGTCATGGAAAAAGTAATGGTAGCGGACGAAATCAATATAACCTATACGCTCTATGACCGCTTGATTTACGGCGGAGCGATGCCGGTGAACAAAACCCTCAAGCTGGAGGTGTTCCGCGAGCTCGGCCCGGAAATCACTTACTTCCTTGAACGCCGTGAACTGGGAGTAATCAACACCGGCGGCGACGGCGTGGTGACGGTAGACGGCAAAGAGTATCCCATGAAGTACAAAGAAGCACTCTACGTGGGATGCGGCAACCGGGAAGTGACCTTCAAGAGCGATGACGCCGCTCGTCCGGCCAAATTCTACATCAACTCGGCACCGGCCTACAAACCTTACGTCACCCAGCTGATTACAACCGATGCCAAACTCCAGAAAGCCAACCCCAAGAAATACGCATTGGGCATCTCCGACCGCTACGGAAAGATGGAGGACAGCAACGACCGCATCGTAAACCAGCTGATTGTGAAGAATGTGCTGGAAAGAGTAAAAGACGGCGGTACAAACCAGCTGCAAATGGGCCTCACCGAACTGGCTCCCGGCTCGGTATGGAACACGATGCCCGCCCATACGCACACACGCCGCATGGAAGCCTACTACTACTTCAACGTGGCCGAAGGCAATGCCATTTGCCACCTGATGGGCGAGCCGCAAGAAGAACGTCTGGTGTGGCTGCACAACGAACAAGCCATCACTTCTCCCGAATGGTCCATCCATGCGGCGGCAGGAACACGCAACTATACTTTCATCTGGGGTATGGCGGGCGAGAACCTGAAATACAGCGACAAGGATGAAATCAAATATACGGATATGAAATAA
- a CDS encoding RagB/SusD family nutrient uptake outer membrane protein: protein MKKIIFIILTAALCTACDIDRLPYGAMAAENVTADPNSSLESLLNGCYAQLKHWADPMHRCGEYAGDNMMIRGSSTDAFYEFISFSRTPQNYRLQNFWDYSYKAIAQSSNIINMIAEGQSDEIDNKLGECYYIRGMLYFYLCRAYGRPYAQNPETNLGVPIVNGTPSDINNLSLPDRATVKQTYAQAINDLRKAANMMTKNNGAIFASKEAAQAMLSRIYLYMSGTYEKPNTNYADSAVYFATQVINSGKYTLLSRSDFMKYNTFTPEENKETIFAIKRVASEYSGYDHYYGVGGMYANIGGMGWGEMYASAKYIDLLNETGRNDWREDHYKMVDARAAFIEPTYDKSKQAVFRFIKPTFPLEVNISKDKITGYNYVQAGLLKENGKYYAVEKNVTQYKVKADDPNKLEADKDASGKVLAKDLKYELEVIDAEQGYFKIRNYNAGTNITNVLMDLTGIEDYFISLNRVYPQFYITKCSREGEDSHLHSPIISRLGEIYLNRAEGYAKQGKYAEALADLNLIRNRAIVGGGYESLDASNAKERIDKERQLELAYQAERSYDVFRNNDPLVRRYPGPHRQLEDIPATDYRVVYYIPQDAINSYPGTLTQNPTSN from the coding sequence ATGAAAAAAATCATTTTTATCATATTGACAGCTGCATTATGTACAGCTTGTGATATAGACCGCCTACCTTATGGCGCAATGGCGGCAGAGAATGTCACCGCAGACCCCAATTCCTCACTTGAGTCTTTGTTGAACGGCTGTTATGCACAACTCAAACATTGGGCCGACCCGATGCACCGTTGTGGCGAGTATGCGGGCGACAACATGATGATACGCGGTTCGTCCACAGATGCTTTCTATGAATTCATTTCATTCAGCCGCACCCCGCAGAACTATCGTTTACAGAACTTCTGGGATTACAGCTATAAAGCCATTGCTCAAAGTTCCAATATCATTAATATGATAGCCGAAGGACAAAGCGATGAAATAGACAACAAGTTGGGAGAGTGTTATTACATTCGCGGAATGCTCTATTTCTATTTGTGTCGTGCTTACGGTCGCCCCTATGCGCAAAATCCGGAAACGAACCTTGGCGTGCCTATAGTAAACGGAACTCCTTCGGATATAAACAACCTTAGTTTACCCGACCGGGCAACCGTAAAGCAAACTTATGCGCAAGCCATCAATGACCTGCGGAAAGCCGCAAATATGATGACCAAAAACAATGGTGCCATCTTTGCGTCCAAAGAAGCTGCACAAGCCATGCTTTCACGCATTTATTTGTACATGAGTGGTACTTATGAAAAGCCTAATACGAACTATGCCGATTCCGCCGTATATTTTGCCACGCAAGTCATCAACTCTGGCAAATATACACTGCTGTCTCGTTCTGATTTTATGAAATACAATACATTTACACCGGAAGAGAATAAGGAAACGATTTTCGCTATCAAACGTGTAGCATCCGAGTATTCCGGATACGATCACTATTATGGTGTCGGCGGTATGTATGCCAATATTGGCGGCATGGGATGGGGTGAAATGTATGCCAGTGCCAAATATATTGATCTTTTGAATGAAACGGGACGCAACGACTGGCGCGAAGATCATTACAAAATGGTAGATGCACGTGCCGCTTTCATTGAACCTACTTATGATAAATCCAAACAGGCAGTCTTCCGTTTCATCAAACCGACCTTCCCCCTGGAAGTGAATATCTCAAAAGATAAAATTACGGGGTACAACTATGTACAAGCCGGTTTATTGAAAGAGAACGGAAAGTATTATGCAGTAGAGAAGAACGTAACGCAATACAAAGTCAAAGCCGATGACCCGAACAAACTGGAAGCGGATAAGGACGCTTCCGGAAAAGTGCTGGCAAAAGATCTTAAGTACGAACTGGAAGTTATAGATGCAGAACAAGGTTATTTTAAAATACGTAATTACAATGCCGGAACAAATATAACCAATGTACTGATGGATTTGACGGGTATAGAAGATTATTTCATCTCTTTAAATCGTGTTTATCCGCAATTCTATATTACCAAATGTTCGCGCGAAGGCGAGGATTCTCATCTGCATTCCCCTATCATTTCTCGTTTAGGCGAAATCTACCTGAACCGTGCGGAAGGTTATGCCAAACAGGGCAAATATGCTGAAGCACTTGCAGACTTGAATCTAATTCGTAACCGTGCCATCGTAGGTGGAGGATATGAATCTTTGGACGCAAGTAATGCCAAAGAACGTATTGACAAGGAACGCCAGTTGGAGTTAGCTTATCAGGCAGAACGCAGCTATGATGTGTTTCGAAACAACGACCCATTGGTACGTCGCTACCCGGGGCCTCATCGTCAACTCGAAGACATCCCCGCTACGGATTACCGAGTTGTTTATTACATCCCTCAAGATGCGATAAACTCATATCCGGGCACTTTGACACAAAACCCGACAAGTAATTAA
- a CDS encoding glycoside hydrolase family 88/105 protein produces MKKNSICKFIVSGLLSLTFPLWMFAQRVSSELPWSVRMAESEMIRCPQAWQLDFQPGLKWDYCHGLELQSMLDVYDRYGDDRFYTYALAYADTMVNDDGTIKMYRLEEFSLDRLNSGKMLFRLYEQSKDEKYAKALALLRSQLDRHPRNGDGGFWHKQIYPHQVWLDGLYMGAPFYAEYAYRHNQVRDYADVIRQFLMAARHTYDPETDLFRHACDVSRRERWADRGTGQSLHSWGRAMGWYAMAFVDALDFIPRHETGRDSMLVVFNRLAGMIERLQDARTGLWYQVLDRSGAEGNYLESSCSAMFAYALFKGVRMGYLDRSFLSVAVKAYKGILKHFIEVDGQGLVSITRACAVAGLGGKVYRSGDYDYYIHEAIRSNDPKAVGPFIMASLEWERLQGSGRDR; encoded by the coding sequence ATGAAAAAGAACTCCATTTGTAAATTTATTGTATCCGGATTGTTGTCTTTGACTTTTCCTTTATGGATGTTTGCGCAGCGTGTAAGCAGTGAACTGCCTTGGTCGGTGCGCATGGCCGAGTCCGAAATGATTCGTTGTCCGCAGGCGTGGCAGCTCGATTTCCAGCCGGGCTTGAAGTGGGACTACTGCCACGGACTGGAACTGCAATCCATGCTGGACGTGTACGACCGCTACGGAGATGACCGCTTCTACACCTACGCCCTGGCCTATGCCGACACGATGGTGAATGATGACGGTACCATTAAGATGTACCGCCTCGAAGAGTTCAGCCTTGACCGCCTGAACTCGGGCAAGATGCTTTTCCGTCTCTACGAGCAGAGCAAGGATGAAAAATACGCCAAAGCTCTCGCGTTGCTGCGGTCTCAGCTGGACCGGCACCCCCGCAACGGCGACGGCGGCTTCTGGCACAAGCAGATTTATCCGCATCAGGTGTGGCTGGACGGGCTCTACATGGGGGCACCGTTCTACGCCGAGTATGCGTACCGTCATAATCAGGTGAGAGACTATGCCGATGTCATCCGTCAGTTCCTCATGGCCGCCCGCCATACGTACGACCCGGAGACAGACCTGTTTCGCCATGCCTGCGACGTCAGTCGCCGGGAGCGCTGGGCGGACAGAGGCACGGGGCAATCGCTCCACAGTTGGGGGCGTGCCATGGGGTGGTATGCCATGGCCTTCGTCGATGCGCTCGACTTCATCCCGCGGCACGAGACGGGGCGAGACTCGATGCTGGTTGTCTTCAATCGCCTGGCCGGCATGATCGAGCGCTTGCAGGATGCACGCACCGGCCTCTGGTACCAGGTACTGGACCGCAGTGGGGCGGAGGGGAACTATCTCGAGTCCTCGTGCTCAGCCATGTTTGCCTATGCCTTGTTCAAGGGGGTACGGATGGGGTATCTCGACCGCTCTTTCCTCAGTGTGGCCGTCAAAGCCTATAAGGGCATCCTGAAACATTTCATTGAGGTGGACGGGCAGGGCCTCGTGTCCATCACGCGCGCCTGTGCCGTGGCCGGACTGGGCGGCAAGGTATATCGCTCCGGCGACTACGACTATTACATCCACGAGGCTATCCGCAGCAACGACCCGAAAGCGGTGGGGCCGTTCATCATGGCCTCGCTGGAGTGGGAACGCCTCCAAGGAAGCGGAAGAGACCGTTAA
- a CDS encoding PTS galactitol transporter subunit IIC, with amino-acid sequence MEQVFSYIIALGASVMMPIIFTIIGMCIGMKFSKALKSGLFVGVGFVGLGVITALLTNNFDSPLKAISDLYHLQLNVFDMGWPAAAAVAYNTAVGALIIPVCLGVNLLMLITKTTRTVNIDLWNYWHFAFIGAVAYFVTGENLAWGYFAAIICYIITLVCADLTAERFQKYYDLNGISIPQPFCQSFMPFAIIINKILDKIPGFSKLDIDAEGMKKKFGVIGEPLVLGVIVGMLIGWAAQSDIKKIFFLGITMGAVMELIPRITSLFIEGLKPISEKTSELVRSKFNGKKVYIGMSPALVIGHPTTLVVSVILIPIILMLAVFLPGNQFLPLASLAGMFYLFPIVLPFTKGNVLKTLIVGLVTLIVGLYFVTDMAPDFTLAANNVYAETHDPTAHIPDGFSGGALDFASSFFGWTIYKGIKLSYIGGALLTLAAIALMLINRRAIIRSEKIEKETRM; translated from the coding sequence ATGGAACAAGTTTTCAGTTACATCATCGCTCTGGGAGCGTCGGTAATGATGCCGATTATCTTTACGATTATCGGCATGTGTATTGGAATGAAATTCAGCAAGGCACTAAAGTCCGGCCTCTTCGTCGGAGTCGGCTTCGTGGGTCTTGGCGTAATTACAGCCTTGCTGACGAACAACTTCGACAGCCCTCTGAAAGCCATATCCGACCTATACCACTTACAGCTCAACGTATTCGACATGGGATGGCCTGCCGCCGCCGCCGTGGCATACAATACAGCCGTAGGCGCATTAATCATACCGGTATGTTTGGGAGTTAATCTCCTGATGCTTATCACCAAGACTACACGAACGGTCAACATCGACTTATGGAATTACTGGCATTTTGCATTTATCGGAGCTGTGGCCTACTTCGTCACCGGTGAAAATCTGGCATGGGGCTATTTTGCCGCCATCATCTGCTATATCATCACATTGGTCTGCGCAGATCTCACCGCCGAAAGGTTTCAAAAATACTACGATTTAAACGGCATCTCCATTCCCCAGCCTTTCTGCCAAAGTTTTATGCCTTTTGCCATCATCATCAATAAAATACTGGACAAAATACCCGGCTTTTCTAAATTGGATATCGATGCCGAAGGAATGAAAAAGAAGTTCGGCGTAATAGGTGAGCCCCTTGTACTGGGTGTTATCGTCGGTATGCTGATAGGATGGGCCGCACAATCGGATATTAAGAAAATATTCTTTTTAGGGATTACAATGGGAGCCGTAATGGAGCTTATTCCCCGCATCACGTCCTTGTTTATCGAAGGATTGAAACCCATTTCCGAAAAGACTTCCGAATTAGTGAGGTCCAAATTCAATGGTAAGAAAGTGTACATCGGAATGAGCCCCGCCTTGGTCATCGGACACCCCACTACGTTAGTAGTATCAGTGATTCTTATTCCCATCATTCTGATGCTGGCAGTATTCCTGCCGGGCAACCAGTTCCTTCCGTTGGCTTCATTGGCAGGCATGTTCTACCTGTTCCCCATAGTGCTGCCTTTTACCAAAGGCAACGTACTGAAGACATTAATAGTAGGTCTTGTCACACTGATCGTCGGTTTGTATTTCGTAACCGATATGGCTCCGGACTTTACCTTGGCCGCCAACAACGTATATGCCGAAACCCACGACCCGACGGCACACATTCCGGATGGCTTCTCGGGAGGCGCACTCGATTTTGCTTCCTCTTTCTTTGGCTGGACTATATATAAAGGAATAAAACTCTCGTATATAGGCGGTGCGCTATTGACTTTGGCGGCAATTGCACTGATGCTCATCAATCGTCGTGCCATCATCCGCAGTGAAAAAATCGAAAAAGAGACCAGAATGTAA
- a CDS encoding Gfo/Idh/MocA family protein, with product MRKIGILLLGVCLVLGACTTRTSTALQTTARGTQWEWNNGTIVVKSPERPAGQKSVIGLTAPKLEVVRVGFVGLGMRGPGAVERFTYIPGTQIVALCDYEASRAERCQEYLKKASMPKAAIYSGENGYEELCKREDIDLVYIAADWMHHFPVAKCALENGKHVAIEVPSAMNLQECWDLINLSETTRKHCFILENCCYDWFEMNALNMAQNGVFGEVIRVQGAYIHNLAPFWNHYWKNGENDKLGWRLDYNMRHRGDVYATHGLGPVAQALDIHRGDRMATLVAMDTKSFVGAELVKERTDSVCNNFRNGDHTTTLIRTANGKVIEIQHNVMTPQPYNRLYQLTGTKGFANKYPMEGYALDAEQLTASGVQPKIDNLNSHGFLPAAERAVLEEKYQHPILKKYGEMAKEVGGHGGMDFIMDSRLVYCLQNGLPLDMDVYDLAEWCCLAELGEISMDNGCAAVEFPDFTRGEWNVVKGYRHAYATPEEEAASMEKAKAFTAQLKERGAKEWAEEK from the coding sequence ATGAGAAAAATCGGAATCTTATTGTTAGGCGTATGCCTTGTGTTAGGTGCATGCACCACCCGAACCTCCACTGCGCTGCAAACCACAGCAAGAGGAACTCAATGGGAATGGAATAACGGCACGATTGTCGTGAAGTCTCCCGAACGTCCTGCCGGTCAGAAGAGCGTGATAGGACTGACCGCTCCGAAACTGGAAGTAGTCCGTGTAGGATTCGTTGGCTTGGGCATGCGCGGCCCGGGAGCCGTAGAGCGTTTCACATACATTCCCGGCACACAGATAGTAGCGCTTTGCGACTACGAGGCATCACGTGCGGAAAGATGTCAGGAATACTTAAAGAAAGCTTCGATGCCGAAAGCCGCCATCTACTCCGGCGAGAATGGCTACGAAGAGTTGTGCAAGCGTGAAGATATAGACTTGGTGTACATCGCCGCCGACTGGATGCACCACTTCCCGGTGGCTAAATGCGCCCTTGAAAACGGGAAGCACGTTGCCATCGAGGTGCCTTCGGCCATGAATCTGCAAGAATGCTGGGATTTGATAAACCTTAGCGAAACCACCCGTAAACATTGTTTCATTCTGGAGAACTGCTGCTACGACTGGTTCGAAATGAATGCCTTGAACATGGCGCAGAATGGCGTGTTCGGCGAAGTAATCCGTGTACAAGGCGCATATATCCATAACTTGGCCCCCTTCTGGAATCATTATTGGAAGAACGGAGAAAACGACAAACTGGGCTGGCGTCTGGACTACAACATGCGTCACCGCGGCGACGTATATGCCACTCACGGCCTCGGCCCTGTGGCACAAGCGCTCGACATCCATCGCGGCGACCGCATGGCTACATTGGTGGCTATGGATACCAAGTCGTTTGTCGGAGCAGAGCTGGTAAAGGAGCGCACGGATTCTGTTTGCAACAATTTCCGCAACGGCGACCATACCACTACTTTGATTCGCACAGCCAACGGTAAAGTGATTGAGATTCAGCATAACGTAATGACTCCGCAGCCGTATAACCGTCTCTATCAGCTCACCGGTACCAAAGGCTTTGCAAACAAGTATCCTATGGAAGGCTATGCATTGGATGCCGAGCAGCTGACTGCCTCGGGCGTACAGCCTAAGATAGACAACCTGAACTCTCATGGATTCCTGCCTGCTGCCGAAAGGGCGGTTCTGGAGGAGAAATACCAACACCCCATTCTGAAGAAATACGGTGAAATGGCCAAGGAAGTAGGCGGTCACGGCGGCATGGACTTCATCATGGACAGCCGTCTGGTGTATTGCTTGCAGAACGGTTTGCCTCTGGACATGGACGTATATGACCTGGCCGAGTGGTGCTGCCTGGCCGAACTGGGCGAAATATCGATGGACAACGGATGTGCCGCCGTAGAGTTCCCCGACTTCACACGTGGCGAATGGAACGTAGTGAAAGGGTACAGACATGCCTATGCCACTCCTGAAGAAGAGGCTGCCTCTATGGAAAAAGCAAAAGCTTTTACAGCCCAACTGAAAGAGAGAGGTGCCAAAGAGTGGGCAGAAGAGAAATAA
- a CDS encoding acetylxylan esterase encodes MKRELLSILGVVLLSAIVFAENYPYRSDVLWVTVPNHADWLYQTGEQATVEIQFYKYGVPRDGVTVNYELGADMMPSEVRGTVVLKKGKAVIPMGTMREPGFRDCRMTATVDGKTYRHHIKVGFSPEKIQPYTQMPADFSEFWSKNKAELSKVPLKYTKELAAEYCTDKIDCYLVKLQVNERGQAVYGYLFYPKNAKKGSCPAVLCLPGAGVKTIKEPLRHKYYAEQGCIRFEIEIHGLNPKMAAEDFMDISNAFNGKENGYLSNGLDNRDNYYMKRVYLACVRSIDLLVSLPEWDGKNVILQGGSQGGALALVTAGLDFRVTACVANHPALSDMAGYMAGRAGGYPHFFRVAGMDTPDKLKTMAYYDVVNFARFIKVPVRMTWGYNDDVCPPTTSYAVYNVLQCPKEALVTPINEHWTSADTEYGHLVWILNHLR; translated from the coding sequence ATGAAAAGAGAACTGCTATCCATATTGGGTGTCGTATTGTTGTCGGCGATTGTTTTTGCCGAAAACTATCCGTACAGAAGCGATGTGCTTTGGGTAACTGTGCCCAATCATGCCGACTGGCTTTATCAAACAGGTGAGCAAGCAACCGTCGAGATTCAATTTTATAAATATGGTGTCCCCCGGGATGGAGTTACGGTAAACTATGAACTGGGAGCTGACATGATGCCTTCCGAAGTCAGAGGAACCGTTGTTCTGAAGAAGGGGAAAGCTGTTATACCGATGGGAACGATGAGAGAACCCGGTTTTCGTGATTGCCGTATGACTGCCACGGTTGACGGTAAGACCTATCGGCATCATATCAAGGTAGGCTTCTCTCCCGAAAAGATACAGCCTTACACCCAAATGCCGGCTGACTTTAGTGAGTTTTGGAGCAAAAACAAGGCTGAACTATCTAAAGTCCCTCTGAAATATACCAAAGAGTTGGCAGCAGAGTATTGTACGGATAAAATAGACTGTTATCTGGTGAAATTGCAGGTGAATGAACGCGGGCAGGCTGTTTACGGTTATCTGTTTTATCCGAAGAATGCAAAGAAAGGTTCTTGCCCCGCGGTGCTTTGTCTTCCGGGGGCAGGCGTCAAAACGATTAAAGAGCCTTTGCGTCACAAATATTATGCAGAGCAGGGATGTATCCGTTTTGAAATAGAAATTCACGGATTGAATCCGAAAATGGCGGCAGAAGACTTCATGGACATCAGTAATGCCTTTAACGGCAAGGAGAACGGGTATCTGAGCAATGGTCTTGACAATCGTGACAATTATTATATGAAGCGTGTCTATCTGGCATGTGTCCGCAGTATCGACCTGCTTGTCTCACTGCCCGAATGGGATGGAAAAAATGTGATTCTGCAAGGTGGCAGTCAAGGCGGTGCCTTGGCTTTGGTCACTGCGGGTCTTGATTTTCGCGTCACGGCATGCGTTGCCAATCATCCGGCGTTGAGCGATATGGCGGGATATATGGCAGGGCGTGCAGGGGGGTATCCGCACTTTTTCCGTGTGGCAGGGATGGATACTCCCGATAAACTGAAGACAATGGCTTACTATGATGTGGTGAACTTTGCCCGCTTCATTAAAGTACCTGTCCGTATGACTTGGGGATATAACGACGATGTTTGTCCGCCTACTACGAGTTATGCGGTATATAATGTATTGCAGTGTCCGAAAGAGGCGTTGGTTACTCCGATTAATGAACATTGGACATCAGCAGATACCGAATACGGACACCTGGTATGGATATTGAACCATCTCCGGTAA
- a CDS encoding pectinesterase family protein has product MRHKQILLWGLFVLCSAFKADKPAVTIFMIGDSTMADKDVSGGNPERGWGQMLPGYFSEEVRVDNHAVNGRSSKSFIDEGRWDKVLSLMNKGDYVFIQFGHNDEKPDAERHTDPNGGSFDANLRRFVTDARAKGGIPVLFNPIVRRHFEGAQAVESTVVRDDFRQDANPDAKRDASPLAHPQEGGRLTDTHGAYLDSPREVARALNVPFIDMNRLTHRLVEELGSEKSKELFMWVPAGTVPALPKGREDNTHLNVHGGRIVAGLAADALAETVPALAKYIRRYDLVVAKDGSGDFFTVQEAIDAVPDYRKDVRTSILIRKGVYREKVVIPESKAGLCLMGQEGAVLSYGDYAAKANLFGEGMGTSGSATCYIYAHDCYVENLTFENSSGPVGQAVACFVSADRVFFKGCRFLGYQDTLYTYGKGFRLYFLDCYVEGTVDFIFGWSVAVFDRCRIHSKGKGYVTAPSTERGQRYGYVFHDCSLTADAGVEQVYLSRPWRPYAQAVFVRCDLGAHIAPAGWDNWRNKENEKTVFYAEYGNRGVGASTERRAAFSRQLKDAQDYETETVLAGTDGWNPVKNGNALLKLRR; this is encoded by the coding sequence ATGAGACATAAACAGATTCTACTTTGGGGCCTCTTCGTTCTGTGCTCCGCTTTCAAGGCAGACAAGCCGGCAGTCACCATCTTCATGATAGGCGATTCGACAATGGCCGATAAGGACGTGTCCGGCGGCAACCCGGAGCGGGGATGGGGGCAGATGCTGCCCGGATACTTCTCGGAAGAGGTGCGGGTGGACAATCACGCCGTGAACGGGCGCAGCTCGAAGAGCTTCATTGACGAGGGCCGGTGGGACAAGGTGCTGTCCTTGATGAACAAGGGCGACTACGTCTTCATCCAGTTCGGCCATAACGACGAGAAGCCGGACGCAGAACGCCATACCGACCCCAACGGCGGCTCTTTCGACGCCAACCTCCGGCGTTTTGTCACCGATGCGCGGGCAAAGGGAGGCATCCCGGTGCTGTTCAACCCCATCGTCCGCCGTCATTTTGAGGGGGCGCAGGCGGTGGAGAGCACCGTTGTCCGCGACGATTTCCGCCAAGACGCCAACCCCGACGCCAAGCGAGACGCTTCTCCCTTGGCGCATCCGCAGGAGGGCGGGCGGCTGACAGACACCCACGGTGCCTACCTTGACTCTCCTCGCGAGGTGGCCCGGGCGCTCAACGTACCGTTCATCGACATGAACAGGCTTACGCACCGATTGGTGGAAGAGCTGGGGTCGGAAAAGTCCAAGGAGCTGTTCATGTGGGTGCCTGCCGGCACGGTACCTGCTTTGCCGAAGGGACGTGAAGACAACACTCACCTCAATGTGCACGGAGGGCGTATCGTTGCGGGCCTTGCCGCCGACGCCCTTGCCGAGACGGTGCCCGCGCTGGCCAAGTACATCCGCCGCTACGACCTGGTAGTGGCCAAAGACGGCAGCGGGGACTTTTTCACCGTGCAGGAGGCCATTGATGCCGTCCCGGACTATCGCAAGGATGTACGCACCTCTATATTGATAAGGAAAGGAGTATATAGGGAGAAGGTCGTCATACCCGAGAGCAAGGCCGGTCTCTGCCTGATGGGGCAGGAGGGGGCTGTCCTCTCTTACGGCGACTATGCGGCCAAGGCCAACCTCTTCGGCGAGGGCATGGGCACGTCCGGCTCCGCTACCTGTTACATCTACGCACACGACTGCTATGTGGAGAACCTTACCTTTGAGAACTCTTCCGGCCCGGTGGGGCAGGCGGTGGCGTGCTTCGTCAGTGCAGACCGTGTCTTCTTCAAGGGGTGCCGCTTCCTTGGTTATCAGGATACACTCTATACCTACGGCAAGGGATTCAGGCTCTACTTCCTCGATTGCTATGTGGAAGGTACGGTAGATTTCATCTTCGGCTGGTCGGTTGCGGTGTTCGACCGCTGCCGCATCCACAGCAAGGGTAAGGGCTATGTGACGGCTCCCTCCACGGAGCGGGGGCAACGGTACGGCTACGTTTTTCACGATTGCAGCCTGACGGCCGATGCCGGTGTGGAACAGGTGTACCTCTCCCGTCCGTGGCGCCCCTACGCACAGGCTGTCTTCGTCCGTTGCGACCTGGGTGCGCACATTGCCCCTGCGGGATGGGACAACTGGCGGAACAAGGAGAACGAAAAGACGGTCTTCTATGCGGAATACGGGAATAGGGGAGTAGGGGCCTCGACCGAAAGACGTGCCGCCTTCTCCCGCCAGCTGAAAGACGCTCAAGATTATGAGACAGAGACCGTCCTGGCCGGGACGGACGGCTGGAATCCGGTGAAGAACGGCAACGCCTTGCTGAAGTTGAGACGTTGA